The following DNA comes from Triticum aestivum cultivar Chinese Spring chromosome 3D, IWGSC CS RefSeq v2.1, whole genome shotgun sequence.
AACTTCCacacacccctgtccatggctaggtTCTTTGGTGATATCCCAGTCCTTCAGATCTatctttacggactcctcccatgtcaagtctagtctaccccgacctctcttgacattatcagcacgATTTCCGCTATACACCGGCACCTCTTCTGGAGGCTTGTGTTgcatatgcccaaaccatctcaggcaacgttggacaagcttctcttataatggtgctaccccaactctatcgcatatatcatcattccggacccgatcctttcttgtgtggccacatatccatctcaacatgcgcattTCTGCTACACCAAACTGTTGCACACGTCGCCTTTTAGTTGGACAACATTCTACACCACACAACATCGTAGACCAAATCGCCTTCCTATAAAACCTGACTTTTAGGCCTAGTTTGGCAACACAGTTTTTGCAAAACCATAGTATTACAAAACCTCGGTATTTTAATGTGTGGGCAATAAATACTTTAGTTTCTAAAAACCGTAGTTTTTCTCAGTTTTGGTAAAACTGTGGAGGCGTTTGGCAAATGGCAGTTTTATTAAGTTTCTCTGAATTTGAACAATTGTTCTGTCATTGCATGGATAATCTTGACGATACCTACAGCCGAACCTAACTCGGCTGCACCCACGGCCGGATCAACTCGTGCTAACGGCTGCCGTATGCATGTTGGGCATGAGCACGTTCTTTGTAGATGCTAGGATACATAGTCGAGTTATCTCTTGTGATCCATCAAAGATGGAGCGTTGTGACAGGCACTGAAGGTGCAGCTCGTGCGTCTAGAAGTGATCAGAAGCTACACACCCCTGTAAGAATCACCTCCGCGTGCACATGTTTCCGGCCGGTGCTAAGTCATCCGTACGTGTACGCACACCTCTGGCCAGATAGATCTATTGTCTAGCAAGTATGGGTCATAAGATGATGGACTCAGAGAGACCAATGAGCCAGCGTTTCTCAGTTTTTAAAAAAGAGGACCCAACCTCTTTTTCAAATACTACAAAAATACCACAGTTTTAGAGATACTATGGTTTGTTAGGCTGCAGTGTTTTTTTTATCCAAACACCTCAAAGTATTTAATACTGAAGTTTTCTCAGAAACCACAGTATTCCTAGAAAACTTCAAAAATACTTAGCTCCCAAACGCACcctagcttttgtggcactctcttctCACAGAGGACACCAGAAGCTTGGCGCCCCACATTGGCACTCTCTTCATCGATTTCGTCATCCTTTTGCAGGCAtagaccccaaatatcgaaaggtatCCTTCTAAagtaccacctgcccatcaagacCATAGAAGTACCACCTCCTCTTTGTGCCTAGTAGTACTAaaaccgcacctcatgtactcagttttagttctactaagcctaaaactTTTTTATTCCAAAGTCAATCTCCACAGCTCTAACTTTCTATTAACCCCCATCCAATTATCGTCAACTAGCAAACTAATAGCATGATCTAAATTCTCAAATCatccaaacaacaacaacaaagcctttagtcccaaacaagttggggtaggctctCAAATCATCCAAATATAGGAACAATTACTGAAagctgaaaaataaaaaaaaactgcgACTGTACATCATAATACTACCAATGCTAGTCATAGTGTTGAGACGAGTTGCTGGGGGTAACAACTAAAAGGCTAGTCTATAATTAGTCACCGAGCTAGTTGTCAAAGTTGTGTTGCTGACTGAAAAACTAGTCTACTATTAGTCCTCTAttaactgcaaaaacgtcttacatttcgtTACAGAGGTAGTACTAAAATATATGAGGACAGCAGACCATTGTTTCGTAAATAATAAAGGCTAATCTTACAAACAACAAAAATCCACGacaatctatatctatatctatacctactaataaagcaaggtgatattcttggtttcatCCCGCCTATGTGATTTTATTGGTTTCAGACACCTTCTCAGATTTTTTTTATCCGTGCaccaatattatttttatttttactatCTGAGTCTGAGGTGTTACTAATTTTTTACTATTATATTTTGCACATATGGGTAATGGAAAAAATATGTGGTGTTCGTGGGGTTCGAACTCAAGATCTCACCTCTCACCATTATGATATCAACCAGTTGAGCTAGGTATCAATTGTGCTAGGAAAAAAGGGCTATATACTTACACGCACATGGTATTGGGCCAGAAAATTCTTTGTGTCAGTATTGAATTGTCCCACATCGCTTTTTGACACCCCATCACACCAATTTATACAAGTCTATGAATTGGAATCAATAAGCCGCCTCAACAAGTGGGTCCCAATGGCTCACAAATATAAGCAGAAAGGAATCTAATAATTAAAAAAAGGAATAAATTCCGCTCGGATGTGCAAGAAGGAAAGGAAGAAATGAAAGAAGGAAATAAATCCCACTATTATGAGCAGTTGAGCATGAAGGAAATAATTGAAGGAGAAATAAATCCTGCAGTTATGAGCAGTTGAGAATTAAATAAATTCCGCTCCTACGAGTAGGAAAAGCAAGGAAGGAAAAGAATTGGAAGGAAGGAAATTTAAAGAGGAAATAAATTGGTCAAATTTAGATGAAGGAAAAAAGAATAAGAAAGAAGGAATAAAATCCCACGACCCCTTGAGCACCAACCCCGTCCTCCGCTCAGTGCCATCCCAGCTGAGCATGCTCTGATTTAAGTTGTCATGAATTGTTTCGCAAAAAATAAGGAATGTGATGAATTACTCAAGTAGTGGTCCGTACGTGGAAGTCCAACATACATATATTGCTAATAACATCTACGGTGATGATCATAGCAAAGTTCAGGACGGAAAGTAGATAGTGGCAGCGTGTGGGCTCGAATCATGGGAGTATGCTTAACCAAGTCGCTCAGTCATAATACAAGTTCGTGTGTTGGCAGTTCTCTCTGTTCCACATGGCTGCAGCTTACTATTTTAGTATGTCACTGCAGTACTGGTTAGTATTTTGGAACATGAAATTGTTCATCCTAATCTCCAGCATTTTTCTACAGCAAATCCTTTCAAGACAATGAAATATTTAAGAGAAATAATGGTCACAATAAACATGGGCCTATTTGGTTATGAGATAAAATAAGTGATGCTAGCTATCCTACATCTTTTTCCATATTTTATTACCTTGCATAATTAGTACTTGGGCAGCCTACTTATGTTGTTTTTACTCCTAAAGGAATGAAGGAGAGTCAGGAAGGAACTAAAGAGGAATGAGAATGAGGTGCAGTGCACCGGATGAGTGGGCTAATTAAACCAGATTTATGACATGCACACTCTAATGAGATTGAGAGGAAGACCCCCCATTTAAATCGGAAGTACTTTGCACACGACACTTCGTGGAGGAAATCTGGACGATGTCCATCTTAAAAGGTTTGATTTGCAAAAAAATGGAATCCAACGGGTGAGTTGATCCACGTTCAAATTTCGGCTGGGAATTGGCCGTCCCTGTAGCAGTGCCCCATTTAAATGGGACTGTGGCTGCATGAGATAAAGAAAGACACCGAGATAAAAAAACAGAGAGGGCTGTGGCATATAAAACAGATGTACTATTCGTCTAATTTCCCGTTCTCGATAGAAAAACAAAATCTTATGCCAACTCAATCCcttggaggtgctcatagaggtagggtgtgtGTTTATAATGGTGAGTGTATTCTCGTGTATGTGAGCGAGTTcgattgtactgtgttaaaaaaggcTTTTTCATGATATTGTTCTTCTTAACCTCAGCATGCGCCTTTTTGTCGCCGCTGGGTGGCATCGCACGAACGTCGTCGTGCCGCTCTGGTGAACTTTTTGACGGACATATGCtaattttctctcccgttgcaacgcgcAGGCATTTGTGCTAGTCAGAACATAATATGATAAACAAAACTAGAAAGGACTATGCTGGGAACGAATTAGAGAAGACATACCTCTCCTCCTGTGTCATTCCCGAATGTATGCAGATCGCAGGAAAATTGCATTCACAGAGCAGCCTGTTAAGTTCTGAAGCTCTACCAACACTTTTAACAAATATCACAATTTGGTTGAAGTCGAGCGCATCTAAGAGATCATTCAATTTCCGATTCTTCTCCGCCTCACTTAGTTTAATATAGTGCTGGAATCACGGCAAAAATGTTGACGCGGTTGATAAAGAATGAGGTTGATACGAGATGAATAAACAAAATGTACAAATGGCTAGTGGATAGTTCACTATACCTGAACTAGACCATGAAGGGTCAGTTTAGCCTCATCATCAACATAAATTTCCATGGGCTGTAAGGTGACAAATGACGAAGATATTAGAATTCTGGCAACAATGTAACTCTAGCCACTCCAAACGAATGGCATATCATTTCTTCACTTTGTATGAATTTTCAGCCTCCACCAGGAGCTTCATTTATGCACGATTGGCACTGCAATTTGTGAAACCATAGCCAACACGTTTTGCAACAGTGCTTTGCCATAAGGTTTACGGTAAAGAGAATTCTGCTTCGTCTGCCTTCACCATGAGAACGGTAGGAGAACCAGAAGCAGTTTACTCCAATCCAACGGAAACCAAAAGTGTGGAGGCCACAGAAAACTGGAGAAAACGCCCACTGGACTTAAAACCTCTAAGACATCGGTGCCCTACCAACCCAATTCTCATGTTCTTCCTGAATGTTTCACAATTCACATCAAGAACAAAAGACTTCATTCAATCGCAGCCCATTGGAATGTGCACAGATACCAATTGACAGACCAAGGTGGAAGTAGCTGAATAACTCAATCCACCAAAAACGATCAATATGATCAGCAAGCAACCAGCAATCCTACTGACAACAAATTACCACCTCTCCTAACTATGTACGAGCATAACCACCAGAAGGGAGGAAGGTTTTAAATAGGAAGAAGCACTGGAGAAATGAGGTAGGCCGCATGACATTACATCTTGCATAAATTTCTTGCAAACCGGGCGAATCTCCTTGCTGAGTGTTGCTGAAAACATCATCACTTGTTTCTCATGGGGTGTCATCTTGAAGATCTCCTGGACATCTCTACGCATGTCTGAAGAATATAACATAGGTTAGTACCACAGCTCTGAACTACAGAAAAACAGGCATATAAACAGAAACTTATGCTGAAGTGAACTGAACTATTATAAACATTGAAAAATGGCCTGGAACCAGCAGCCTACCAAGTGAATCAAGCATCTTGTCACATTCATCAAGAATGAAATGCCTCACATTCTTCAATGAAAGGTCCTTGTCTCTAGCCAGAGCTAGGATCCTTCCAGGTGTGCCAACCACAATGTGAGGACATTCATTCTTCAACAAATCCTTGTGTTTTTTTATGTGAACGCCACCATAGAAGACAGCAACTTTTGTTTCTGACAGGTACTTGCTAAACCTCTCGAATTCATTGCAAATCTACAATATATATTAAGTAAAAAGGACAATTAGCATCAGCAGGCATATCTGACATTGATagaataaaaatgaaaaaatatgtatgcaaaccTGGTATGCTAACTCTCGTGTATGGCATAACACAAGTGCAGCTACTTGCCCAGCAACCGGATCAATCTGCTGGAGAGTTGAGAGGACAAAAACAGCAGTCTTGCCCATCCCAGATTTTGCTTGACAGATGACATCCATTCCGAGAATGGCTTGAGGGATGCATTCATGTTGCACTGATGTGGAGCCAAACAAAATAGGAGTAGCACCAGTGAGAAATATTTAACCTTCTGGGCCCATTAATGGAGAGTTTTACCATATCCTCTCCTCCGACCGAAAATGTCAGAAGAAATTATACCTGCACATCAGCAAAACAGGGACAGTCACAATGGGACATACTTAACATATAACAAACTAAAAGATGGATGTTCAAATATGCTTGATTTGATTTTGTATTAGAACTATCAGATCATGGGAAACAATTTCTTGTTCTTGGCCCAGTTATATGATTTGCACTTATCCTTCATCATGCTAGCATGTTCGGTTCTTAGCATGTTAACTGTCCTTAAAAGAAAATCTACTATAAGAACTGAGTGCATAAGTGCTTTGATGCCTGGGGCATGTATTCAAATATATGCAGGTGAGGATCTCAGCTAACAGAATAACTCAGAAGTAGCACCTCACGGGGAAGagtaaaaaaaatgaaacaagTGATTCTTATTTTTTGTCTTTCGTTCTCTGTTGAATGTAACAATAATCTTATACTGACCAAAAGGTGTCACTTCAGCTACGAATCTAATCAAGCAAAGCTAAGATGTGTCCATAACAGGGGTTATGAAAAACAATAGCATGCTGTGTTCTCTTTCCCTCCGTCTATTTTCTTTTTAGAAATGCAGTTTTGGTTGAATCTCTGTATAAGCATTCTTGTAATTATCACAACCAGTGCACTGGTCTCGGCTCTGAATCCATAACAATAAAACCGGATCACCGTTGGCAGTGCAATTACGACTCGAGCTATCAACTATATGTCTATATGTGCTCAACAAACAAATAATTGCTTTCCCacaacaaaaaaacaaacaaataATTGCAATTCAAGAGTCCACTGCGTATTATTCATGTAGATCCAATTCTGATGGCTCTAAATTTTTTTAAGAACTTGCCTTCGGAAGGATGCTCAAACCCGCAGTCCTGGATCGCACGGAGCAGCTCTGGCTTGAGCAGGAAGTCCCTGAACCCTGAGCTGTGGATTCCCACGTAACCCCTGTCCAAACACCACAAACCATGCCAGGTGAGATGAGATCCCTCGACCACGAACCCTAGCAAGAAAAGTAAAAACTACTAGATAGAAGCATCGACGG
Coding sequences within:
- the LOC123078347 gene encoding DEAD-box ATP-dependent RNA helicase 15 isoform X1, whose protein sequence is MGEAKDAEVYEEDLVDYDEEVENAVDGAAANPSVDVVKKGYVGIHSSGFRDFLLKPELLRAIQDCGFEHPSEVQHECIPQAILGMDVICQAKSGMGKTAVFVLSTLQQIDPVAGQVAALVLCHTRELAYQICNEFERFSKYLSETKVAVFYGGVHIKKHKDLLKNECPHIVVGTPGRILALARDKDLSLKNVRHFILDECDKMLDSLDMRRDVQEIFKMTPHEKQVMMFSATLSKEIRPVCKKFMQDPMEIYVDDEAKLTLHGLVQHYIKLSEAEKNRKLNDLLDALDFNQIVIFVKSVGRASELNRLLCECNFPAICIHSGMTQEERLTRYKNFKEGHKRILVATDLVGRGIDIERVNIVINYDMPDSADTYLHRVGRAGRFGTKGLAITFVASASDSDVLNQVQERFEVDIKELPEQIDTSTYMPS
- the LOC123078347 gene encoding DEAD-box ATP-dependent RNA helicase 15 isoform X2, with the protein product MDVICQAKSGMGKTAVFVLSTLQQIDPVAGQVAALVLCHTRELAYQICNEFERFSKYLSETKVAVFYGGVHIKKHKDLLKNECPHIVVGTPGRILALARDKDLSLKNVRHFILDECDKMLDSLDMRRDVQEIFKMTPHEKQVMMFSATLSKEIRPVCKKFMQDPMEIYVDDEAKLTLHGLVQHYIKLSEAEKNRKLNDLLDALDFNQIVIFVKSVGRASELNRLLCECNFPAICIHSGMTQEERLTRYKNFKEGHKRILVATDLVGRGIDIERVNIVINYDMPDSADTYLHRVGRAGRFGTKGLAITFVASASDSDVLNQVQERFEVDIKELPEQIDTSTYMPS